One segment of Primulina tabacum isolate GXHZ01 chromosome 6, ASM2559414v2, whole genome shotgun sequence DNA contains the following:
- the LOC142550103 gene encoding uncharacterized protein LOC142550103 yields the protein MPPRHAPSTNRQDYTSGGGRGLPPPPPPKTQLLESLRFRRLNPKEFGGTTDPFLAEGWIRSLKLHFHYLEMRDGDWVRCDTYMLRDDTSIWWEEDAHGVYLATLTWSHFKDIFYNKYFPANVRGCLTREFMILQKVDSFVAEFIRKFYSGSHFVALIARDAAQMLRHFIDGL from the exons ATGCCTCCCAGACACGCCCCTAGCACTAATAGGCAGGATTATACTTCTGGAGGCGGTAGAGGccttccaccaccaccaccaccaaaaACGCAGCTACTCGAGTCCTTGAGG TTTAGACGGCTTAACCCAAAGGAGTTCGGAGGTACCACCGATCCTTTTCTAGCGGAGGGTTGGATACGGTCATTAAAGCTACACTTTCACTATTTGGAGATGAGGGATGGTGATTGGGTCAGGTGCGACACTTACATGCTCAGGGATGACACATCCATATGGTGGGAGGAAGATGCTCACGGGGTGTACTTGGCTACCCTTACTTGGAGTCACTTCAAGGATATCTTCTACAACAAATATTTTCCAGCGAACGTCAGGGGATGCCTGACAAGGGAGTTCATGATTCTTCAAAAGGTGGACTCGTTTGTGGCAGAGTTTATCAGGAAGTTTTACAGTGGCAGTCACTTTGTGGcccttattgcgagggatgCCGCTCAAATGCTTAGGCATTTCATAGATGGCCTGTAa